A section of the Schistosoma haematobium chromosome ZW, whole genome shotgun sequence genome encodes:
- the CAMK2G_1 gene encoding Calcium/calmodulin-dependent protein kinase type II subunit gamma, variant 2 (EggNog:ENOG410V70H~COG:T) has protein sequence MATVLPKFSDLYSLKEEVGRGAFSIVRKCIQLSTGLEFAAKIINTKRLSTRDMQKLEREARICRLLKHPNIVRLYDDIQDEGFHYLVFDLVTGGELFEDIVAREFYSEADASNCMQQIIESVNYCHQNNIVHRDLKPENLLLASKSKGAAVKLADFGLAIEVQGDQPAWFGF, from the exons ATGGCTACTGTTCTCCCGAAGTTTTCTGATTTGTATAGTTTGAAAGAAGAAGTAGGGCG TGGGGCATTCTCAATTGTTCGGAAATGCATTCAGCTCTCAACAGGTTTAGAATTTGCCGCTAAGATCATAAATACAAAACGTCTGTCAACCAGAG ACATGCAGAAGTTGGAACGTGAGGCCAGAATATGCAGGCTCCTGAAGCACCCTAACATAG TTCGCCTATACGATGACATTCAGGACGAAGGGTTTCACTACCTCGTATTTGATTT GGTAACTGGTGGTGAACTCTTCGAGGACATTGTTGCTCGAGAATTCTACAGTGAAGCGGATGCTAG TAACTGTATGCAGCAAATTATTGAAAGTGTGAATTATTGTCATCAGAATAATATTGTACATCGAGATTTAAAG CCAGAAAATTTGTTGCTTGCTAGTAAATCCAAGGGGGCTGCAGTGAAACTAGCGGATTTCGGTCTGGCGATAGAAGTTCAGGGTGATCAACCAGCTTGGTTTG GCTTCTGA